A genomic region of Tissierella sp. contains the following coding sequences:
- the metK gene encoding methionine adenosyltransferase — translation MKKWLFTSESVTEGHPDKVCDQISDSILDAILEKDPLARVACETTVTTGMVLVVGEITTNCYVDIQKIARQTIEDIGYTRAKYGFDSDTCAVLTSINEQSADIALGVDKALEQKTDSDDALDQIGAGDQGMMFGFACNETKELMPLPISLAHRLAKRLTDVRKDGTLEYLRPDGKTQVTIEYIDDKPVRIENIVVSTQHSPDVELSTIREDIIKHVIMEIVPHNMLDDNTKYYVNPTGRFVVGGPMGDAGLTGRKIIVDTYGGYARHGGGAFSGKDPTKVDRSAAYAARYVAKNIVAAGLADKCEVGLAYAIGVARPVSIYVDTFGTGKKSDEEIQKLVDKHFDLRPAAIIRDLDLRRPIYKKLAAYGHFGREDLDLPWEKTDKVELLRG, via the coding sequence ATGAAAAAATGGTTATTTACTTCTGAATCAGTGACAGAAGGACATCCAGACAAAGTATGCGATCAAATTTCTGATAGTATACTTGACGCAATACTTGAAAAAGATCCATTAGCAAGGGTGGCGTGTGAAACAACAGTGACAACAGGAATGGTATTAGTAGTAGGTGAAATCACTACAAATTGCTATGTAGATATACAGAAGATTGCAAGACAGACGATAGAAGATATAGGATATACAAGAGCAAAATATGGATTTGATTCCGATACTTGTGCAGTGCTTACTTCTATAAATGAGCAATCAGCAGATATAGCTTTAGGAGTGGATAAAGCTTTAGAGCAAAAAACTGACTCAGATGATGCTTTAGACCAAATAGGTGCAGGAGATCAAGGTATGATGTTTGGTTTTGCATGTAATGAAACAAAAGAGCTAATGCCATTACCAATATCCTTGGCTCATAGACTAGCTAAAAGACTAACTGACGTAAGAAAAGATGGTACATTAGAATATCTAAGACCAGATGGAAAGACTCAAGTAACTATTGAATACATTGACGATAAGCCAGTTAGAATTGAAAATATTGTTGTATCTACTCAACATAGTCCAGATGTTGAATTATCCACCATAAGAGAGGATATAATAAAACATGTAATAATGGAAATAGTGCCTCATAATATGTTGGATGACAATACAAAATACTATGTAAATCCTACAGGAAGATTTGTAGTAGGAGGACCTATGGGAGATGCAGGATTAACAGGAAGAAAGATAATAGTTGATACCTATGGTGGATATGCAAGACATGGTGGTGGAGCTTTCTCAGGAAAAGACCCAACTAAAGTAGATAGATCAGCGGCATACGCAGCAAGATATGTAGCAAAAAATATTGTAGCAGCAGGCTTAGCGGACAAGTGTGAGGTAGGTCTTGCCTATGCAATAGGAGTAGCAAGACCAGTATCAATATATGTAGATACATTTGGCACTGGAAAAAAATCTGATGAAGAAATTCAAAAACTAGTAGATAAACACTTTGACCTTAGACCAGCAGCTATTATCAGAGATTTAGACCTTAGACGCCCAATTTATAAAAAATTAGCAGCTTATGGACATTTTGGAAGAGAAGATTTAGATTTACCATGGGAGAAAACAGATAAAGTAGAATTATTGAGAGGCTAA